One region of Corynebacterium capitovis DSM 44611 genomic DNA includes:
- a CDS encoding aldehyde dehydrogenase family protein — protein MSFPTYSSYEELLSAIDAGDSGREILNPATGERIGFADTDSVEDLNAAVTRAREAFASFATTTHEQRSAMLNAAADAIEANAEPLAQLLSREQGKPLNGPNARFEVGACSSWLRATASFELEPEVIVDDGETYSTMTYRPLGVVGAIGPWNWPMMITVWQVAPALRMGNTVVVKPSEYTPLSVKALVHLIATAVPEGVLNYVSGDRELGAALSKHPDVDKLMFTGSTSTGQKIIEASAPTYKRLTLELGGNDAGIVLDDVDPAAIAEGLFWGAFINTGQTCAALKRLYVPESIYDEVVNALAEFAKNVPMGEGLDENNVLGPLQNKAQYDIVADLVQKAKDSGARVVIGGDPEEGQKGYFYPTTLVADIDPDNALVVEEQFGPALPIVRYSTVDEAIDLANSLDVGLGSSVWSADRERALSVAERLRAGTTWINNHGAVDPRIPFGGSGHSGYGVEFGIEGLKGLGQPHVITG, from the coding sequence ATGAGTTTTCCCACCTACAGTTCTTACGAGGAGCTTCTCTCCGCCATCGACGCGGGTGACTCTGGACGCGAAATCCTCAACCCCGCGACCGGTGAGAGGATCGGTTTCGCCGATACAGACAGCGTCGAGGACCTTAATGCGGCCGTCACGCGTGCCCGAGAGGCCTTCGCGAGCTTCGCCACGACCACCCACGAGCAGCGCAGCGCCATGCTCAACGCCGCCGCGGACGCAATCGAGGCGAACGCGGAGCCACTGGCGCAGCTTCTCTCGCGGGAACAGGGCAAGCCGCTAAACGGCCCGAACGCCCGCTTCGAGGTCGGGGCATGCTCCAGCTGGTTGCGCGCGACCGCGTCCTTCGAGCTGGAACCGGAGGTCATCGTGGACGATGGTGAGACCTACTCCACCATGACGTACCGCCCCTTGGGCGTCGTCGGTGCAATCGGCCCGTGGAACTGGCCAATGATGATCACCGTCTGGCAGGTCGCCCCCGCGCTACGGATGGGCAACACCGTTGTGGTCAAGCCCTCCGAATACACCCCCCTATCCGTTAAGGCCCTCGTCCACCTGATCGCCACCGCCGTTCCTGAGGGAGTGCTGAACTACGTCTCCGGCGACCGCGAACTTGGGGCCGCCCTGTCGAAGCACCCGGACGTGGATAAGCTCATGTTCACCGGCTCCACGTCGACGGGCCAGAAAATTATCGAGGCTTCCGCTCCCACCTACAAGCGCCTTACCCTCGAGCTCGGCGGCAACGACGCGGGCATTGTGCTTGACGACGTCGACCCGGCAGCCATCGCGGAGGGCCTCTTCTGGGGCGCCTTCATCAATACCGGTCAGACGTGCGCCGCGCTGAAGCGCCTCTACGTGCCGGAGTCCATCTACGACGAGGTCGTCAACGCCCTCGCGGAATTCGCGAAGAACGTGCCGATGGGCGAGGGTCTCGACGAGAACAACGTGCTCGGACCCCTGCAGAATAAGGCGCAGTACGACATCGTCGCCGACCTTGTGCAGAAGGCGAAGGACTCCGGCGCGCGCGTAGTCATCGGTGGCGACCCTGAGGAGGGGCAGAAGGGATACTTCTACCCAACGACACTTGTCGCGGACATTGACCCAGACAACGCGCTGGTTGTCGAAGAGCAGTTCGGCCCCGCCCTGCCGATCGTGCGTTACTCCACCGTCGACGAGGCGATCGACCTGGCCAACTCCCTCGACGTCGGGCTCGGCTCCTCCGTGTGGTCCGCCGACCGCGAGCGTGCCCTCTCCGTTGCCGAGCGCCTTCGTGCCGGCACCACGTGGATCAACAACCACGGCGCCGTCGACCCGCGCATCCCCTTTGGTGGCTCGGGGCACTCCGGCTACGGCGTGGAGTTTGGCATCGAGGGCCTCAAGGGCCTCGGCCAGCCCCACGTGATCACGGGGTAG
- the hisC gene encoding histidinol-phosphate transaminase, with amino-acid sequence MIRPDLSHLPAYVPGARNDAAVKLSSNEIAEGPLPSVKAAMAGSLDTVNRYPDMGAIELRTTLARHLGLSVEQVAVGTGSSALCQQLVNITAQPGDDVIFPWRSFEAYPIFVHIAGANPVPVALTSDYRVDLAGLAAAITDDTKLIFVCNPNNPTATTITTREWREFMSAVPADVLVALDEAYFEYNFSGTSPIGTEEITAYRNVVGLRTFSKAYGLAGARVGYAFGPVEIIEALNKVAVPFSVSSVAQVGALASLDMHDELQQRVETTAEQRERLAEALTGLGSPKSQTNFVWIPAESISIAPEELAATLARNNVLVRAFPEGIRVTVTTAEETDAFLTAWKKSYTG; translated from the coding sequence GTGATCCGCCCCGACCTCTCCCACCTCCCTGCCTACGTGCCCGGCGCGCGCAACGACGCCGCCGTGAAGTTGTCATCCAACGAAATTGCCGAGGGTCCGCTTCCCTCGGTTAAGGCCGCGATGGCGGGTTCGCTCGATACCGTCAACCGCTACCCGGACATGGGTGCCATTGAGCTGCGCACCACCCTAGCCCGCCACCTCGGTCTCTCGGTTGAGCAGGTTGCTGTGGGTACTGGCTCCTCCGCCCTTTGCCAGCAGCTGGTGAACATCACTGCGCAACCGGGCGATGACGTCATCTTTCCGTGGCGTTCCTTCGAGGCGTACCCGATCTTCGTCCACATCGCCGGTGCCAATCCAGTACCCGTAGCGCTGACGTCCGACTATCGCGTCGATCTCGCCGGTCTCGCCGCCGCCATCACAGACGACACCAAGCTCATCTTCGTGTGCAACCCGAATAATCCGACCGCGACGACGATCACCACGCGGGAGTGGCGCGAATTCATGTCCGCGGTTCCCGCAGACGTCCTCGTCGCCCTCGACGAGGCGTATTTCGAGTACAACTTTTCCGGTACCTCGCCTATCGGCACCGAGGAGATCACCGCCTACCGGAACGTCGTGGGCCTGCGCACCTTCTCCAAAGCGTATGGACTGGCCGGCGCCCGGGTCGGCTACGCTTTCGGCCCGGTAGAGATCATCGAGGCCCTCAACAAGGTCGCTGTCCCCTTCAGCGTCAGCTCCGTGGCCCAGGTCGGCGCGTTGGCCTCCCTGGACATGCACGACGAGCTGCAGCAGCGAGTCGAGACCACCGCCGAGCAGCGTGAGCGCCTGGCCGAGGCTCTCACCGGCCTTGGCTCGCCTAAGTCACAGACCAACTTCGTCTGGATTCCGGCCGAGTCCATCAGCATCGCTCCCGAGGAGCTCGCCGCGACGCTTGCAAGGAACAATGTGCTCGTCCGAGCCTTCCCCGAGGGCATCCGCGTCACGGTAACCACCGCCGAAGAGACCGACGCGTTCCTCACCGCCTGGAAGAAGTCCTACACGGGGTAG
- a CDS encoding NAD-dependent succinate-semialdehyde dehydrogenase has product MLNVEELLNKVEKRLFIGGEWRDGSAGETYDVLNPATEEVLATMSSGTREDSLAALDAAHAARREWERTAPRTRAEILRRGYGLMQERKEEFATLMTLEMGKSFTEAKGEVDYGSDYLLWFSEEANHFFGHTNLYPAKGNRMVTVHKPVGPCLLITPWNFPLSMATRKIAPALAAGNTVIVKPAKLTPLTMQYFVQTMVDAGVPDGVINIVSSTSAANVSEPIMEDPRLRKMSFTGSTPVGSSLMELAAKNIIKVSLELGGNAPAIVFADADMEGAVAGVKAAKMRNIGEACTAANRILVHESIAAEFTEKFVAAISAMKVGNGMDDGVEVGPLIEAKAVERMQELVDDAVAHGGTILTGGKAVDGKGYFFEPTVITGASRDAKVFREEIFGPIAPIFTFSSEEEAWEMANDTEYGLASYVFSEDPDMMYRASDNLEFGILGFNSGVVSDASIPFGGVKASGLGREGSREGMLEYTEVQHIGTRDPYQRVK; this is encoded by the coding sequence ATGCTGAACGTAGAGGAACTGCTGAACAAGGTGGAAAAGCGCCTGTTCATTGGCGGCGAGTGGCGGGACGGGTCCGCGGGTGAAACCTACGACGTTCTCAACCCGGCCACCGAGGAGGTGCTGGCGACGATGTCTTCCGGCACCCGCGAGGATTCCCTCGCCGCCCTCGACGCCGCGCACGCGGCGCGCCGGGAATGGGAGCGCACTGCGCCTCGTACTCGGGCAGAGATCCTGCGCAGGGGGTACGGCCTGATGCAGGAGCGCAAGGAGGAGTTCGCCACCCTGATGACCCTGGAAATGGGCAAGTCTTTCACCGAGGCTAAAGGCGAGGTTGACTACGGCTCCGACTACCTGTTGTGGTTCTCGGAAGAAGCCAATCACTTCTTTGGGCACACTAACCTGTACCCGGCGAAGGGCAACCGCATGGTCACGGTACACAAGCCCGTCGGCCCGTGCCTGTTGATCACCCCGTGGAACTTCCCCCTGTCGATGGCGACCCGCAAGATCGCCCCTGCGCTCGCTGCGGGCAACACCGTCATCGTCAAACCTGCGAAGCTCACACCCCTGACCATGCAGTATTTCGTGCAGACGATGGTGGACGCGGGTGTGCCCGACGGCGTAATCAATATCGTCTCCTCGACCTCCGCGGCGAACGTCTCCGAACCAATCATGGAAGACCCGCGCCTGCGCAAGATGTCCTTTACGGGGTCGACCCCCGTCGGGTCCTCGCTCATGGAGCTGGCCGCGAAGAACATCATCAAGGTCTCCCTGGAGCTCGGCGGTAACGCCCCGGCCATTGTCTTCGCCGACGCCGACATGGAGGGCGCCGTGGCGGGGGTGAAGGCAGCCAAGATGCGCAACATCGGGGAGGCTTGTACCGCCGCGAACCGCATCCTTGTGCATGAATCCATCGCCGCTGAGTTCACCGAGAAGTTTGTCGCGGCGATCTCGGCGATGAAGGTCGGCAACGGCATGGACGACGGGGTCGAAGTCGGGCCGCTCATCGAGGCCAAGGCGGTTGAGCGCATGCAGGAGCTTGTCGACGACGCCGTCGCACACGGTGGGACAATTCTCACCGGCGGGAAGGCGGTGGATGGCAAGGGCTACTTCTTCGAGCCCACCGTGATCACGGGCGCCTCCCGCGACGCCAAGGTGTTCCGAGAGGAGATCTTCGGCCCGATCGCGCCCATCTTTACGTTCTCTAGCGAAGAGGAGGCGTGGGAGATGGCCAACGACACCGAGTACGGCCTCGCCTCCTATGTTTTTTCCGAGGACCCAGACATGATGTATCGCGCCTCTGACAACCTGGAGTTCGGCATCCTCGGTTTCAACTCCGGCGTCGTTTCGGACGCATCGATCCCGTTCGGCGGTGTCAAGGCCTCCGGCCTCGGTCGCGAGGGCTCCCGCGAGGGAATGCTGGAGTACACGGAGGTGCAGCACATCGGCACCCGCGACCCCTACCAGCGGGTCAAATAA
- a CDS encoding alpha-keto acid decarboxylase family protein, which yields MATMTIGDFIIDRLKALGIREILGVPGDFNLSFLEQIDAAEDFRFVGTCNELNAAYAADGYARLHGVGALLTTYGVGELSALNGIAGARAEHVPVVSIAGAPPQYATEYRWNLHHSLADGDFDNMLDAVRPFTEVAIRVSPMNVVGEFDRALRTCVREKRPVHIQVPSDITHLEVTVPDTPFTVDPPTSDAERRHAAVEKFLGAFAEAERPLFLLDQDTDRHGFTDVFRRIIDRAQIPYAHMASAKAQLNERHPLCVGTYNGAASAPGVREKVEGSDFLVTTNPRFIEVNSGNFTHALPETGVVNFGDQHMVIDNEFIVGINTLEVLQDIAAAVPEAQKAPAEPVSAPTYDVQPDKPLTQARLWPRIANFIDEGDVVIAEAGTSNIGLGPQRMPDSVKYINSPIWGSIGFTLPALMGAMLADPDRRHLLFIGDGSFQLTAQELSTILREDLKPIIFLVNNRGYTIERFILGMEREYNDIQDWQFSQLPKVFKADTSMQTYSVSTEGELEKVLEEVSSCGNGAFIEMHLDPFDAPKALQGFGPATADFDFGPRGPRNP from the coding sequence ATGGCAACGATGACCATCGGCGATTTCATCATCGACAGGCTCAAGGCCTTGGGCATCCGAGAGATCCTCGGCGTTCCTGGTGACTTCAACCTGAGCTTCCTCGAGCAAATCGATGCCGCGGAGGACTTCCGCTTCGTGGGCACCTGCAACGAGTTGAACGCCGCTTATGCCGCCGACGGTTATGCCCGTCTCCACGGGGTGGGCGCCCTGCTGACCACCTACGGAGTCGGGGAGCTCTCCGCCCTTAACGGCATCGCAGGTGCGCGTGCGGAACACGTTCCCGTCGTCTCCATCGCTGGCGCTCCCCCGCAGTACGCCACCGAATACCGCTGGAACCTCCATCATTCTCTCGCCGACGGCGACTTTGACAACATGCTGGATGCGGTCCGCCCTTTCACCGAGGTGGCGATTCGGGTTTCACCCATGAATGTGGTGGGAGAGTTTGACCGCGCGCTGCGCACCTGCGTACGGGAGAAACGCCCCGTGCATATCCAGGTCCCCTCCGACATCACCCATCTCGAGGTCACCGTACCGGACACCCCTTTCACGGTTGATCCTCCGACGAGCGACGCGGAACGTCGTCACGCTGCCGTCGAGAAGTTCCTTGGCGCATTTGCGGAAGCCGAGCGGCCCCTGTTCTTGTTGGACCAAGACACGGACCGCCACGGCTTCACGGATGTTTTCCGTCGCATCATCGACCGGGCCCAGATCCCGTACGCGCACATGGCCTCCGCGAAGGCACAGCTCAATGAGCGCCACCCGCTGTGCGTTGGCACCTACAACGGCGCCGCCTCTGCTCCCGGCGTGAGGGAGAAGGTGGAGGGATCGGACTTCCTCGTGACCACCAACCCCCGCTTCATCGAAGTCAATTCCGGCAACTTCACCCACGCCCTCCCCGAGACCGGCGTGGTGAACTTCGGCGACCAGCACATGGTGATCGACAACGAGTTCATCGTGGGCATCAATACCCTTGAGGTTCTACAAGACATCGCGGCCGCGGTCCCGGAGGCTCAGAAGGCCCCGGCCGAACCCGTGAGCGCGCCGACCTACGACGTGCAACCCGACAAGCCGCTTACTCAGGCCAGGCTGTGGCCACGCATCGCGAACTTCATTGACGAGGGAGACGTGGTCATCGCCGAAGCAGGGACCTCCAACATCGGTCTCGGCCCGCAGCGCATGCCGGATTCGGTGAAGTACATCAACTCGCCCATCTGGGGTTCGATCGGCTTCACGTTGCCCGCCCTGATGGGCGCGATGCTCGCAGACCCGGACCGCCGCCACCTTCTCTTCATCGGGGACGGGTCTTTCCAGCTCACCGCCCAGGAGCTCTCCACGATTCTGCGCGAGGATCTCAAACCCATCATCTTCCTGGTGAACAATCGCGGGTACACCATTGAACGCTTCATCCTCGGCATGGAGCGGGAGTACAACGACATCCAGGACTGGCAGTTCTCTCAACTGCCTAAGGTGTTCAAAGCAGACACGTCCATGCAGACCTACAGCGTCTCCACCGAAGGCGAACTGGAAAAGGTGCTGGAGGAGGTCTCATCCTGCGGAAACGGCGCGTTCATCGAGATGCACCTCGACCCGTTCGACGCCCCGAAAGCGCTGCAGGGCTTCGGGCCGGCAACGGCCGACTTCGACTTCGGCCCCCGCGGCCCACGCAACCCCTAA